The Fibrobacter sp. UWP2 genome has a window encoding:
- a CDS encoding DMT family transporter codes for MEKRISLLLCNFKTLKGFLFAALSAICYGTNPLGALNLYAQGYSPESVLFYRFFTAALLLFVVVIAKGSHFKISLREFGALVAFGFLFAVSSLTYYASFKYMDAGLASTLLFLYPLEVSVLMAIFFKEKIKAWTIVSIAISMAGVALLYRGGNGVPLSTAGLALVFASSISYAIYMVMANRVNLQMGAVKMTFYAICFCLVFLLLYSVTLGSGLPPLFTQASSWGWGFMLGLVPTVLSLIFMVKAVKIIGSTPTAILGALEPVTAVAIGVLVFGEILTGRLVAGIVLILGSTVLIAIKKGK; via the coding sequence ATGGAAAAAAGAATTAGTTTATTACTTTGTAATTTCAAAACGTTAAAGGGTTTCCTCTTTGCGGCCCTTTCCGCCATCTGTTACGGCACGAACCCGCTCGGTGCCTTGAACCTGTATGCGCAGGGCTATTCTCCCGAGAGCGTCCTCTTTTACCGATTCTTTACGGCGGCGCTCCTCCTTTTTGTTGTTGTCATTGCGAAGGGCTCGCACTTTAAAATTTCACTCCGCGAATTCGGCGCGCTTGTCGCGTTCGGGTTCCTCTTTGCGGTGAGCTCGCTTACGTATTACGCATCCTTTAAGTACATGGATGCGGGGCTTGCTTCAACGCTCCTGTTCCTGTACCCGCTCGAAGTCTCGGTGCTTATGGCGATTTTCTTCAAGGAGAAAATCAAGGCGTGGACAATTGTTTCTATTGCTATCTCGATGGCGGGCGTGGCGCTTTTGTACCGCGGTGGCAATGGAGTGCCGCTCAGCACGGCAGGCCTTGCGCTCGTATTCGCTTCTTCGATTTCATATGCGATTTACATGGTGATGGCAAACCGCGTGAACCTCCAGATGGGCGCGGTGAAAATGACGTTCTACGCCATCTGTTTTTGCCTCGTGTTCCTGCTGCTCTATTCGGTGACTCTCGGCTCGGGGCTCCCGCCGCTCTTTACGCAGGCGAGTTCTTGGGGCTGGGGCTTTATGCTGGGCCTCGTGCCGACGGTGCTTTCGCTCATATTCATGGTGAAAGCCGTGAAAATTATCGGGTCGACGCCCACGGCAATTCTCGGTGCGCTCGAACCCGTGACGGCCGTGGCGATAGGCGTGCTCGTGTTCGGCGAAATCCTTACGGGAAGGCTTGTCGCGGGCATCGTCCTGATTCTCGGTTCTACCGTGCTTATCGCCATAAAAAAGGGAAAGTAA
- a CDS encoding CBM35 domain-containing protein translates to MKILSKISLLAVGFAVCASAAVDQCKPIGWATRSGRTSTAFEVTGGGNMAPITVTTLADLQKYAKDSSPRVIYIDGTLGSGWNGKSGDRVDITGSNKTIIGLRPGTELKAVVYIKNASNIILRNIVIKGPGSNADQAWDNFNIENAKNIWVDHCEFWDGQDGNADVVKGADNVTFTWCKFGYTRKSSHNLSNLIASSDDEPASVGKLNITFMFNWWVAANQRKPRCRYGNVHVINNLYTGNSSITAGTAVLGVSAGVQCHVRTEKNVFIDENDPIYNGNNTDGSGGNEVIDNIFTRCSGNTKGQGTSFTPPYDYSFALPANQVEAAVRAGAGANLNSPTECDANYVEPPPPTPDKQYQADKGTATNSFIETTNAGYHGDAYVNFDKGGSVIVPVKVDVAGEYKFEIDFANGSSEDRSLVISSAIDTATSVFEKTGAWSTWKTQEVSLMLTAGENSVKFATLDGSDGPNIDQFDVTLVKEIAPASSSSVTETSSSGTTSIRWSAVERRAHMAASVAWNVFDVNGVMVAKGFGSEVDLAGMRPGSYVVKAAGRLHKVTVK, encoded by the coding sequence ATGAAAATCCTATCGAAAATATCCTTGCTTGCGGTTGGATTCGCGGTATGCGCGTCTGCCGCGGTTGACCAGTGCAAGCCCATCGGCTGGGCGACCCGTTCGGGCCGTACGTCGACCGCTTTCGAGGTGACGGGCGGCGGTAACATGGCCCCTATCACCGTGACTACCTTGGCAGACCTTCAAAAGTACGCCAAGGATTCTTCCCCGCGGGTTATCTACATCGACGGCACGCTGGGTAGCGGCTGGAACGGAAAATCCGGCGACCGCGTGGATATCACCGGTAGCAACAAGACCATCATTGGCCTAAGGCCGGGTACGGAACTCAAGGCCGTGGTCTACATCAAGAATGCGTCCAACATCATTCTCAGGAACATCGTCATCAAGGGCCCGGGCTCTAACGCCGATCAGGCGTGGGACAATTTCAACATCGAGAACGCGAAGAACATCTGGGTGGACCACTGCGAATTCTGGGACGGTCAGGACGGTAACGCCGACGTGGTGAAGGGTGCAGACAATGTAACGTTTACTTGGTGCAAGTTCGGCTATACCCGCAAGAGCAGCCACAATCTTTCGAACCTGATTGCGAGTTCCGACGACGAACCCGCGAGCGTCGGTAAACTCAACATCACCTTCATGTTCAACTGGTGGGTGGCCGCCAACCAGCGCAAGCCCCGCTGCCGCTACGGCAACGTCCACGTGATCAACAACCTCTACACCGGCAACTCCTCCATCACCGCGGGTACAGCGGTCCTCGGCGTCTCCGCCGGCGTCCAGTGCCACGTGCGCACCGAGAAGAACGTGTTTATTGACGAAAACGACCCGATTTACAACGGCAACAATACTGACGGCAGCGGCGGCAACGAAGTCATCGACAATATCTTTACCCGCTGCTCGGGTAATACCAAGGGGCAGGGGACGTCCTTCACTCCGCCCTACGACTATTCCTTCGCCCTTCCCGCGAACCAGGTGGAGGCTGCTGTTCGCGCGGGTGCCGGTGCGAACCTCAATAGCCCCACGGAATGCGACGCGAACTACGTGGAACCTCCGCCCCCGACTCCGGACAAGCAGTATCAGGCCGACAAGGGTACGGCGACGAACAGCTTTATCGAGACTACGAATGCGGGTTACCATGGCGATGCCTACGTGAACTTTGACAAGGGCGGAAGCGTTATTGTGCCCGTGAAGGTCGACGTGGCGGGCGAATACAAGTTCGAAATCGATTTCGCGAACGGTTCTAGCGAGGACCGCAGCCTGGTGATTTCTTCTGCTATCGACACGGCGACGAGCGTATTCGAGAAGACGGGCGCCTGGAGCACCTGGAAAACGCAGGAAGTCTCGCTCATGCTTACGGCGGGCGAGAACAGCGTGAAATTCGCGACGCTCGACGGCAGTGACGGCCCGAACATCGACCAGTTCGACGTGACTCTCGTGAAGGAGATTGCACCGGCGTCTTCCAGCTCCGTCACCGAAACATCCAGCTCGGGAACTACTTCGATACGCTGGTCCGCAGTCGAGCGCCGTGCGCACATGGCGGCGTCCGTGGCATGGAACGTTTTTGACGTAAACGGGGTCATGGTGGCCAAGGGCTTTGGCTCCGAAGTCGACCTCGCCGGCATGCGCCCGGGCTCCTACGTAGTGAAGGCTGCGGGAAGGCTCCACAAGGTTACGGTGAAGTAA
- the metK gene encoding methionine adenosyltransferase — protein sequence MAHYLFTSESVSKGHPDKVADQISDSILDACLAQDPKSRVACETLVNTGLVVISGEITTKANVDFQEVARNTIKNIGYVNPDLQFDYKGCAVLVAMDKQSPDIAQGVDAKAADGKKDDKQGAGDQGMMFGYAVNETPELMPLPISLAHKLMEEIQNLREKGKIKWLRPDAKSQVTVEYDENDKPVRVDTVVISTQHDEFVNGKELKHSVIEKEIIEKLIKKVIPAKLLDKKTRYLVNPTGKFVVGGPHGDCGLTGRKIIVDTYGGMGRHGGGAFSGKDPSKVDRSAAYAARYVAKNIVAAGLAYRCEVQLAYAIGYSKPVSVLVNTFGTGKIDDRKIEEIVAKNFDLSPAGIEKMLDLRKPGYVATAALGHFGRTGKRFTWEKTDKAAALKKAAKV from the coding sequence ATGGCCCACTATCTCTTTACCTCCGAATCCGTGTCCAAGGGTCACCCGGACAAGGTCGCCGACCAGATTTCCGACTCCATCCTCGACGCCTGCCTCGCGCAGGACCCGAAGAGCCGCGTCGCCTGCGAAACGCTCGTGAACACGGGCCTCGTCGTTATTTCCGGCGAAATCACCACCAAGGCGAACGTCGATTTCCAGGAAGTCGCCCGCAACACCATCAAGAATATCGGCTACGTGAACCCCGACCTGCAGTTCGACTACAAGGGCTGCGCCGTGCTCGTCGCGATGGACAAGCAGTCCCCCGACATCGCGCAGGGCGTGGATGCCAAGGCCGCCGACGGCAAGAAGGACGACAAGCAGGGTGCCGGTGACCAGGGCATGATGTTCGGCTACGCCGTGAACGAGACGCCGGAACTGATGCCGCTCCCGATCAGCCTCGCCCACAAGCTCATGGAAGAAATCCAGAACCTCCGCGAAAAAGGCAAGATCAAGTGGCTCCGCCCCGACGCCAAGTCCCAGGTGACCGTGGAATACGACGAGAACGACAAGCCCGTACGCGTCGACACCGTCGTGATTTCTACCCAGCACGACGAGTTCGTGAACGGCAAGGAACTCAAGCACTCCGTGATCGAAAAGGAAATCATCGAAAAGCTCATCAAGAAGGTCATCCCGGCCAAGCTCTTGGACAAGAAGACCCGCTACCTCGTGAACCCGACCGGCAAGTTCGTTGTCGGCGGCCCGCACGGCGACTGCGGTCTCACCGGACGCAAGATTATCGTCGACACCTACGGCGGCATGGGCCGTCACGGCGGTGGCGCGTTCAGCGGCAAGGACCCCTCCAAGGTCGACCGCAGTGCAGCATACGCCGCCCGCTACGTAGCCAAGAACATCGTGGCTGCAGGCCTCGCCTACCGCTGCGAAGTGCAGCTCGCCTACGCCATCGGTTACAGCAAGCCCGTGTCCGTGCTCGTGAATACCTTCGGTACCGGCAAGATCGACGACCGCAAGATTGAAGAAATCGTCGCGAAGAACTTCGACCTCTCCCCGGCAGGCATCGAGAAGATGCTCGACCTGAGGAAGCCGGGCTACGTAGCGACCGCCGCGCTCGGCCACTTCGGCCGCACGGGCAAGCGCTTCACGTGGGAAAAGACGGACAAGGCCGCAGCATTGAAAAAAGCAGCGAAAGTTTAG
- a CDS encoding Nif3-like dinuclear metal center hexameric protein, whose translation MKLSEFSLWLNELLCPGAFRDYCVDGLCVEASDQVTKIVTGVSFRDRLIDAAIEEGADCIIVHHPNGFWKNDDRVLVGKFGERMRRLMQHGISLYGFHLPLDGHVEIGNNALIAKAFGLENLEGFMVEGERPVGWIGEFKSALSLAEFVAVAENVFPHGIQNRLFYGPDAIKKVAICSGSGASGMEEAIAKGADVFVTGDIKEYVPIAVEEAGFNLISAGHHRTEIFGVRALAAKIEAELGIPAKFVDIDNPV comes from the coding sequence ATGAAGCTTTCTGAATTCTCATTGTGGTTGAACGAGCTCCTGTGCCCAGGAGCTTTCCGGGACTATTGCGTGGACGGACTTTGCGTGGAGGCCTCGGACCAGGTGACGAAAATCGTGACCGGGGTCAGTTTCCGCGACCGGCTGATAGACGCCGCCATCGAGGAGGGTGCGGACTGTATTATAGTGCACCACCCGAACGGTTTTTGGAAAAATGACGACCGCGTGCTCGTGGGCAAGTTCGGCGAGCGCATGCGCCGCCTGATGCAGCATGGAATCTCGCTCTATGGTTTCCACCTGCCGCTGGACGGCCACGTTGAAATAGGCAACAACGCGCTCATTGCAAAGGCCTTTGGCCTCGAGAACCTCGAGGGCTTCATGGTCGAAGGGGAGCGACCGGTAGGCTGGATTGGAGAATTCAAGAGCGCGCTTTCGCTCGCGGAGTTTGTCGCCGTCGCCGAGAACGTATTCCCGCACGGGATACAGAATCGACTCTTTTACGGCCCCGACGCCATCAAGAAGGTCGCCATTTGCAGCGGCTCCGGTGCCAGCGGCATGGAGGAGGCCATCGCGAAGGGCGCCGACGTCTTTGTCACGGGCGACATCAAGGAATACGTGCCCATCGCGGTCGAGGAAGCGGGTTTCAACCTGATTTCGGCGGGTCACCACCGCACCGAAATCTTCGGCGTACGCGCCCTGGCGGCAAAAATCGAAGCCGAACTCGGAATCCCCGCGAAATTCGTGGATATCGACAACCCTGTATAG
- a CDS encoding M23 family metallopeptidase, translating into MLSFLPVKFYKTTIHFQNSSKSMTLHMPALLFKAWPVLKVLVVVGLALLLVQLSTTTVYDGILGHVLNERKSLAKDLAQIEGTLDYLSGTSAEFLRDEQRLHSKFGLPIPNTESRELATGGALAPDSALLHNSSPVFEKMAVLRETASRMHGKLDNNSQSFNSLTQYIGQNQAMWRYIPSISPTSGRYASSFGPRIHPVTGEVGKMHQGVDIANDRWTPIFASADGAVEVAQLSSSFGNFVTLNHGNGIKTRYGHMQMMLVQPGQFVRRYQIIGYMGNTGLSVGPHLHYEVWVGNNPVNPLAYMLPGDHSVD; encoded by the coding sequence TTGCTATCTTTCCTCCCCGTGAAGTTCTACAAGACTACCATCCACTTCCAGAACTCGTCAAAGTCCATGACTTTGCACATGCCCGCCCTGCTCTTCAAGGCGTGGCCCGTTCTGAAGGTCCTGGTGGTGGTGGGGCTTGCCCTTCTTTTGGTGCAACTCTCGACGACGACTGTTTACGACGGCATTTTGGGCCACGTGCTTAACGAACGCAAGAGCTTGGCCAAGGACCTTGCCCAAATTGAGGGCACCCTCGACTACCTGTCGGGGACGTCTGCCGAGTTCCTGAGGGATGAACAGCGCCTGCACTCCAAGTTCGGCCTCCCGATTCCGAATACCGAATCCCGCGAACTGGCGACCGGTGGCGCCTTGGCCCCCGATTCCGCCCTTTTGCACAATTCTTCACCGGTCTTTGAAAAGATGGCCGTCCTTCGCGAGACGGCTAGCCGCATGCACGGCAAGCTCGACAATAACAGCCAGTCCTTCAACTCCTTGACCCAGTACATTGGCCAGAACCAGGCAATGTGGCGCTATATTCCCTCCATTTCGCCGACGAGCGGCCGCTACGCCTCGTCGTTTGGCCCGCGCATCCACCCTGTGACGGGGGAAGTTGGCAAAATGCACCAGGGTGTGGACATTGCGAACGACCGCTGGACCCCCATCTTTGCCTCGGCCGACGGCGCCGTGGAGGTGGCCCAGCTCAGTTCCTCCTTCGGAAATTTTGTCACTCTGAATCACGGCAACGGTATCAAGACCCGCTACGGCCACATGCAGATGATGCTTGTGCAGCCTGGCCAGTTTGTCCGCCGTTACCAGATTATCGGTTATATGGGTAATACCGGCCTTTCTGTGGGCCCGCACCTCCACTACGAGGTCTGGGTCGGCAACAACCCGGTGAACCCCCTTGCCTATATGCTTCCAGGCGACCACTCGGTCGACTGA
- a CDS encoding lamin tail domain-containing protein — MLFILVLCLAACSFACPMFVEFFPDPTDVGDEEGEFVEIRLDDFLADSLYVQFEVKSALSFRFPRGANRLLLVHDSLRCPKRDSLVCSSLGALSLPNSRDSYWRLWAGSCRDSVFLPAPKPGRALQRVAESDDWAFTVGTPGVADPDYELGLEDCGISWSGTAWLPEVGWTLRGFLSGCDSSSGTLEVLDFGSGVGWGRDEEVFSGQFSLTAPARGSAWVRLFLPADAAPTNDTLDTLLVYPGHPPVVITEVHHCPEEPMPEWVEVYNASRYPLPLSRLRFCGRGGAWGGTQDSLQPYESMIVTKDTAGLREQLGFRDVRIAYAAMGFLNNTAGSLLLCFDGSAVDSVSWTKNTVACPSGFDPRVGRAENTPGFQRHSPGPASEEPFTFRLSSRVICKRGSPLRVSVVSEFAVQVQLLDSAGHSVWKTLVPPGANAWQNLPAVERCGVGVCYVSLSVGTFKKVVGVVVRP, encoded by the coding sequence TTGCTTTTCATTTTGGTGCTGTGCCTCGCGGCGTGTTCGTTTGCGTGCCCGATGTTTGTGGAATTTTTCCCGGATCCCACTGACGTGGGGGACGAGGAGGGCGAGTTCGTCGAGATTCGCCTGGACGATTTTTTGGCGGATTCCCTGTATGTGCAGTTCGAGGTCAAGTCCGCCCTGTCTTTCAGGTTTCCGCGTGGGGCGAACCGCCTTTTGCTGGTCCACGACTCCTTGAGGTGCCCCAAAAGGGACTCGCTTGTCTGCAGTTCCCTGGGGGCGCTCTCGCTCCCGAATTCCAGGGACAGCTATTGGCGGCTCTGGGCAGGGAGTTGCCGGGATTCGGTCTTTCTCCCTGCACCCAAGCCGGGCAGGGCTTTACAGCGGGTGGCGGAGAGCGACGACTGGGCTTTTACCGTGGGGACGCCCGGGGTGGCCGATCCCGACTACGAACTGGGGCTTGAGGACTGTGGCATCTCGTGGTCGGGGACGGCCTGGCTCCCTGAGGTCGGTTGGACGCTTCGCGGTTTTTTGAGTGGGTGCGATTCGTCGTCCGGCACCCTCGAGGTCCTGGATTTTGGCTCGGGTGTCGGATGGGGCAGGGACGAGGAGGTCTTTTCGGGGCAGTTCTCGCTCACGGCCCCTGCCCGGGGGTCGGCGTGGGTACGGCTGTTCTTGCCCGCCGACGCCGCCCCGACGAACGACACGCTCGATACCCTGCTGGTATACCCGGGGCACCCGCCGGTGGTCATCACGGAAGTGCACCACTGCCCCGAGGAGCCCATGCCCGAGTGGGTCGAGGTCTACAACGCGTCCCGCTACCCGCTGCCGCTTTCGAGGCTCCGTTTTTGCGGCCGGGGCGGTGCCTGGGGCGGGACCCAGGATTCCCTGCAGCCTTACGAGAGCATGATCGTCACCAAGGATACGGCGGGGCTCCGCGAACAGCTCGGCTTCAGGGACGTGCGGATCGCCTATGCCGCCATGGGCTTCTTGAACAACACGGCGGGGAGCTTGCTGCTCTGCTTTGACGGCTCCGCCGTCGATAGCGTCTCGTGGACCAAGAATACGGTCGCCTGCCCCTCGGGCTTTGACCCGCGCGTCGGCCGAGCCGAGAATACGCCGGGCTTCCAACGGCACAGCCCCGGCCCTGCGTCCGAGGAACCGTTCACTTTCCGCCTTTCGTCGCGGGTCATATGCAAGCGGGGGAGCCCGCTCCGGGTCTCGGTTGTAAGCGAATTCGCTGTCCAGGTCCAGCTTTTGGACTCTGCGGGCCATAGTGTGTGGAAGACCTTGGTGCCCCCGGGGGCAAATGCCTGGCAAAATCTTCCGGCCGTGGAACGCTGCGGGGTGGGGGTGTGCTACGTTTCGCTCTCGGTGGGGACTTTCAAAAAGGTGGTGGGTGTTGTTGTACGTCCTTAA
- a CDS encoding PAS domain-containing protein gives MDPIAGVHSFTPNIIWAFVCVILFVSTVVSVMLLRDNRNKQKLYKNFNGNLNEFIVVLSQKLEFLYGLPLFLSDPLFDRLSSGRSFAEILGSSNWNRMRTYMDEIEKHLEMPFLFSLQLGPDFGERESSRNLWYEMRLAIQKISIDESYYICFIKNISKENETRVEKEMLQDRFDSLLQNTGDFLWSFDVEDRSMRLLTPMMDEEHRVIPQSVGLVDIHKMMPEGDYALLDKVLNERVKDYRNYGFRGDPFETLKVRFYGSEKTLVWYGLRGKLTMDENNRLVLQGTARRMDVVLDNLNMGEGEEVVALFNAALTFPDIRVFWVDRDYKIHGCNQAFATDFQIIDVHETYGKQLDQVVSHRMLPTFSRVLSEVLNMGRSVSWKGGFEREDRLLMFNAMPLKAEDGSVSGVMGVYLLLDRGDFTDEV, from the coding sequence ATGGATCCAATTGCCGGCGTTCACAGCTTTACACCCAACATTATTTGGGCGTTTGTCTGTGTAATCCTGTTTGTGTCGACCGTGGTGTCGGTGATGCTTCTTCGCGACAACCGCAACAAGCAAAAGCTGTACAAGAATTTTAACGGGAACTTGAACGAGTTCATTGTGGTGCTCTCGCAAAAGCTGGAGTTCCTGTATGGATTGCCCCTTTTTTTGTCGGACCCTCTTTTTGACCGGTTGAGCAGCGGGCGTAGTTTTGCCGAAATCCTGGGAAGCAGCAACTGGAACCGCATGCGCACCTACATGGACGAAATCGAGAAACACTTGGAAATGCCTTTCTTGTTCTCCCTGCAGTTGGGACCGGACTTTGGCGAAAGGGAATCGTCGAGGAACCTGTGGTACGAAATGCGCTTGGCGATCCAAAAGATCAGCATTGACGAGTCGTACTACATTTGCTTTATCAAGAACATCTCCAAGGAGAACGAGACCCGCGTCGAGAAGGAGATGCTTCAGGATCGCTTTGATTCGCTTTTGCAAAATACGGGGGACTTCCTCTGGAGTTTCGATGTCGAAGACCGTAGCATGAGGCTCCTCACGCCCATGATGGACGAGGAACATCGGGTCATCCCGCAGTCGGTCGGCCTGGTGGACATCCACAAGATGATGCCCGAAGGCGATTACGCCTTGCTCGACAAGGTCTTGAACGAACGCGTGAAAGATTACCGCAATTACGGGTTCCGCGGGGACCCGTTTGAAACGTTGAAGGTCCGTTTTTACGGTTCCGAAAAAACGCTCGTGTGGTACGGCCTGCGCGGGAAACTCACGATGGACGAGAATAATCGACTGGTTTTGCAAGGTACGGCTCGCCGCATGGACGTGGTTCTAGACAACTTGAACATGGGCGAGGGCGAGGAAGTTGTTGCCCTCTTCAATGCGGCCTTGACGTTCCCGGACATTCGCGTGTTTTGGGTCGATCGCGATTACAAAATCCACGGTTGTAACCAGGCTTTTGCTACGGATTTCCAGATTATTGACGTGCATGAAACTTACGGGAAGCAGCTGGACCAGGTGGTGAGTCACCGCATGCTGCCGACTTTTAGCAGGGTCCTTTCCGAAGTGCTCAACATGGGGCGTAGCGTTTCTTGGAAAGGCGGCTTTGAACGCGAAGACCGACTTCTGATGTTCAACGCGATGCCGCTCAAGGCTGAAGACGGCTCCGTGAGCGGGGTGATGGGTGTGTACCTGTTGCTTGATCGCGGTGACTTTACGGATGAAGTGTAA
- a CDS encoding rhodanese-like domain-containing protein, with the protein MKKIFVFLIGVTFMLAGCNEAKAGKKVEATPAAAAPAVQPAAPAPAAPAVEASKASITDIDWAKALEMQNAGAVLIDVRTPGEVAEGTAPGSINIPLQEAEQRLAEFPKDKDLLIFCRSGKRSMAVSNFLIQNGYERVFNVVGGFMAFPKN; encoded by the coding sequence ATGAAAAAAATATTTGTTTTTTTAATTGGCGTTACGTTTATGCTTGCTGGCTGCAACGAAGCCAAGGCCGGGAAGAAGGTGGAGGCTACGCCTGCTGCCGCAGCGCCGGCGGTACAGCCTGCCGCTCCCGCTCCGGCTGCGCCTGCGGTCGAGGCCTCGAAGGCTTCCATTACCGACATCGACTGGGCGAAGGCTCTCGAGATGCAAAATGCGGGCGCCGTGCTCATTGATGTACGTACCCCGGGCGAGGTTGCCGAAGGTACGGCCCCGGGTTCCATCAACATCCCGCTTCAGGAAGCCGAACAGCGCCTGGCTGAATTCCCGAAGGACAAGGACCTGCTGATTTTCTGCCGCAGCGGCAAGCGCAGCATGGCGGTCTCGAATTTCTTGATCCAGAACGGCTATGAACGCGTGTTCAACGTGGTCGGCGGATTCATGGCGTTCCCGAAGAATTAG
- a CDS encoding bifunctional diaminohydroxyphosphoribosylaminopyrimidine deaminase/5-amino-6-(5-phosphoribosylamino)uracil reductase, whose product MNYLQLALEESFFSIGISRPNPAVGAVVVKDGIIVGRGRTQRPGSAHAEVMALRDAGELARGAAIYVTLEPCCHYGRTPPCTKAIIDAGIAEVYFAHADPNPLVRGKSRKILEEAGLAVYEGENACIRASANAVSENLEELSGECSEGGECRVLGFAESTADAKQEGRSVYAEVERYFEAYDYFVCNKRTFVEVKAAVSEDGFMGCVTADGRHLPLKITGQGANCWNHELRAMSDAVLVGAGTLLADNPSLNVRYAQGNSPVKAVWAGHHEFTAQEVESLRVFAPCAEGAFLPIVFSCVAQPHLDGRAEILELRRESFTENWRMMVDDLSARGMHRLMVEPGAGLARELFSSSLDSKMPLWNRLDLWRSTDPSVEASLERLIDSGMAKCGLEFPGLPSSAVAKESAIIGPDVLTVYCP is encoded by the coding sequence GTGAACTACCTTCAGCTCGCATTAGAAGAATCTTTCTTCTCGATAGGAATCAGCCGCCCGAACCCGGCGGTGGGTGCCGTCGTGGTGAAGGACGGGATTATCGTGGGCAGGGGGCGTACACAGCGCCCCGGCAGTGCCCATGCCGAGGTCATGGCGCTGCGTGACGCGGGCGAGCTCGCCCGCGGGGCGGCCATCTACGTGACGCTCGAACCGTGCTGCCATTATGGCCGCACGCCCCCCTGCACAAAGGCCATCATCGACGCCGGTATCGCCGAAGTCTACTTTGCGCATGCCGACCCGAATCCGCTGGTGCGCGGCAAGTCCCGTAAGATTCTCGAAGAGGCGGGCCTCGCTGTCTACGAAGGCGAAAATGCTTGTATCCGCGCTTCCGCCAACGCGGTTTCCGAGAATCTCGAGGAACTTTCGGGTGAATGTTCCGAGGGTGGGGAATGCCGTGTGCTCGGATTCGCGGAATCGACTGCTGACGCCAAGCAGGAAGGCCGCAGCGTATATGCCGAGGTGGAACGCTACTTTGAAGCGTACGATTATTTTGTTTGTAATAAAAGAACTTTTGTCGAAGTGAAGGCCGCCGTCTCTGAAGACGGCTTTATGGGGTGTGTTACTGCGGATGGCCGCCACCTGCCGCTTAAAATCACGGGCCAGGGCGCAAACTGCTGGAACCATGAGCTGCGCGCCATGAGCGATGCCGTATTGGTCGGCGCGGGCACGCTCCTTGCCGACAACCCGAGCCTAAATGTACGTTACGCGCAGGGAAACAGCCCCGTGAAAGCTGTGTGGGCGGGCCATCACGAGTTTACTGCACAGGAAGTCGAATCGCTCCGCGTCTTTGCTCCGTGTGCCGAAGGGGCCTTTTTACCAATTGTATTCAGCTGTGTGGCGCAGCCGCATCTGGATGGGCGCGCAGAAATCCTTGAACTCCGTCGCGAATCGTTTACTGAAAACTGGCGCATGATGGTTGACGACCTCTCTGCCCGCGGGATGCACCGTTTGATGGTGGAGCCGGGCGCCGGCCTTGCGCGCGAACTTTTCTCCTCCAGTTTGGATTCAAAAATGCCCCTTTGGAACCGCCTGGACCTTTGGCGTTCCACGGATCCGTCCGTCGAAGCGTCTCTCGAACGCTTGATTGATTCTGGTATGGCGAAATGTGGCCTTGAGTTCCCGGGGCTCCCTTCTTCTGCAGTTGCCAAGGAATCTGCGATAATCGGGCCCGATGTGCTGACGGTTTATTGTCCGTAA
- a CDS encoding riboflavin synthase, giving the protein MFTGIIQSTGEIVSIEARGDALSMRLKSPGFFKNCKLGDSVANDGVCLSVESCTEDEATFCLMHQTVENTAFKQAAVGKLVNLELPCRADSFMGGHFVMGHVDCITEVIKVTPRETGVEVDLKMPADLKRYIIRRGSISLNGISLTVAEKFEDSIRVCIIPETLARTNLRNWVAGTIVNVEVDMLGKYIENYLKERDLA; this is encoded by the coding sequence ATGTTTACGGGAATTATTCAATCTACCGGCGAAATCGTTTCGATAGAGGCTCGTGGTGATGCCCTCTCGATGCGTCTCAAGTCGCCAGGATTTTTCAAGAATTGCAAACTGGGTGACAGCGTCGCAAACGACGGCGTGTGCCTTTCTGTTGAATCTTGTACCGAAGATGAAGCCACTTTTTGCCTGATGCACCAGACGGTCGAGAATACCGCCTTCAAGCAGGCCGCCGTCGGGAAATTGGTCAATCTGGAACTTCCATGCCGTGCCGATAGCTTTATGGGCGGGCATTTTGTGATGGGCCATGTGGACTGCATTACCGAAGTCATCAAGGTGACCCCGCGCGAAACGGGCGTGGAAGTCGACCTGAAGATGCCTGCGGACCTCAAGCGCTACATCATCCGCCGCGGTTCCATCTCTCTGAACGGCATCAGCCTTACGGTCGCAGAGAAGTTCGAGGATTCCATCCGCGTGTGCATCATCCCCGAGACGCTTGCCCGTACGAACCTGCGCAACTGGGTTGCCGGGACTATCGTGAACGTGGAAGTGGACATGCTCGGCAAGTATATTGAAAATTATCTGAAGGAACGTGACCTTGCTTAA